From a single Vanacampus margaritifer isolate UIUO_Vmar chromosome 15, RoL_Vmar_1.0, whole genome shotgun sequence genomic region:
- the rbpjb gene encoding recombination signal binding protein for immunoglobulin kappa J region b produces the protein MAPVVTGKFGERPQPQRLTREAMRNYLKERGDQTVMILHAKVAQKSYGNEKRFFCPPPCVYLMGSGWKKKKEQMERDGCSEQESQPCAFIGIGNSDQEMQQLNLEGKNYCTAKTLYISDSDKRKHFMLSVKMFYSNSTDIGVFLSKRIKVISKPSKKKQSLKNADLCIASGTKVALFNRLRSQTVSTRYLHVEGGNFHASSQQWGAFFIHLLDDDESEGEEFTVRDGYIHYGQTVKLVCSVTGMALPRLIIRKVDKQTALLDADDPVSQLHKCAFYLKDTERMYLCLSQERIIQFQATPCPKEPNKEMINDGASWTIISTDKAEYTFYEGMGPVQSPVTPVPVVESLQLNGGGDVAMLELTGQNFTPILRVWFGDVEAETMYRCAESMLCVVPDISAFREGWRWVRQPVQVPVTLVREDGLIYSTSLTFTYTPEPGPRPHCNAAGAILRASNAGLLSNSGGPEAAGGVYGPGGGVTSSSAAAAVVS, from the exons ATGGCGCCTGTTGTAACAGG GAAGTTCGGGGAGCGTCCTCAGCCTCAGCGCCTCACtag AGAAGCCATGAGGAACTACCTGAAGGAGAGAGGTGACCAAACTGTGATGATCCTGCATGCCAAGGTTGCACAGAAATCCTACGGCAACGAGAAAAG GTTCTTCTGCCCTCCCCCGTGTGTGTACCTGATGGGCAGCGGctggaagaaaaagaaggagcAGATGGAGCGGGACGGATGCTCCGAGCAGGAGTCGCAGCCATGCGCCTTCATCGGCATCGGCAACAGCGACCAGGAAATGCAGCAGCTTAACTTGGAGGGGAAG AACTATTGCACAGCTAAAACCTTGTACATATCGGACTCCGACAAGAGAAAGCACTTCATGTTGTCTGTCAAGATGTTCTACAGCAACAGCACCGACATCGGTGTCTTCCTGAGCAAGAGGATCAAGGTCATCTCCAAGCCTTCCAAAAAGAAACAGTCACTGAAAAACGCCGACT TGTGCATCGCATCGGGCACCAAGGTGGCGCTGTTCAATCGCCTACGCTCCCAAACTGTCAGTACACGTTATCTCCACGTTGAGGGGGGCAACTTCCATGCCAGCTCCCAGCAGTGGGGAGCCTTCTTCATCCACTTGT TGGATGACGATGAGTCTGAGGGGGAAGAGTTCACTGTGAGAGACGGTTACATCCACTACGGCCAAACGGTCAAGCTTGTGTGCTCAGTCACCGGCATGGCACTGCCCAGACTG ATCATTCGTAAGGTTGACAAGCAGACGGCGCTGCTGGATGCCGACGACCCGGTGTCCCAACTCCACAAGTGTGCCTTCTACTTGAAGGACACCGAGCGCATGTACCTGTGCCTCTCGCAAGAAAGGATCATCCAGTTTCAA GCCACTCCGTGCCCAAAGGAACCAAACAAGGAGATGATCAATGACGGCGCCTCCTGGACAATCATCAGCACGGACAAGGCCGAGTACACTTTCTACGAGGGCATGGGCCCCGTCCAGTCGCCTGTCACCCCTGTGCCTGTGGTCGAGAGCCTGCAG CTCAACGGCGGCGGAGATGTTGCCATGCTGGAGCTAACTGGGCAGAACTTCACCCCGATTCTGCGCGTGTGGTTCGGAGATGTCGAGGCCGAGACTATGTACAG GTGTGCAGAGAGCATGCTTTGCGTAGTGCCCGACATTTCGGCCTTCCGCGAGGGCTGGCGCTGGGTGCGGCAGCCCGTCCAGGTGCCTGTCACACTGGTAAGGGAAGATGGCCTCATCTACTCCACCTCGCTTACCTTCACCTACACACCGGAGCCTGGGCCACGGCCACACTGCAACGCCGCCGGCGCCATCCTGCGGGCCAGCAATGCTGGCCTGCTGAGCAATAGCGGCGGGCCGGAGGCGGCCGGCGGCGTGTACGGCCCCGGAGGGGGCGTCACGTCCTcgtcggccgccgccgccgtggtCTCCTAA